DNA sequence from the Alkalilimnicola ehrlichii MLHE-1 genome:
GCGCGGCCGCGTCGCCCCATCGCTCAGCCGGGCGAGGAACCGGCGGTTGCTCGCCGCCCGCTCCAAGGCCTCCCGGCGTACGGGCTCAAACAGGGCCGGATCGCCGGCCACCACCCGCAGATCCAGGTAATGGGTGGCCAGCATCACCGCCTTGCGTCCCGGGGCCTCAATGACTGTGAGCAGCGCCCGCCGCCAACTGCCGACGCTGCGCCGCCAATCACCATTCGCCGGACTGACGCCGCCCGGGCAATGCGGCAAGCCACAGGCCGCCAGCCCTTCCGTCACCCGCCCCGCCAGGCGCCGGTACCAGTCGTCGGCCCCCGGCGGGAGATCATCCCCATAGACCAGGGCATTATCCTGATCCGTGTGCACGGTCTGCTCACCCCGCCCCTGGGAGCCGCACGCGAGCCAGGCCCACGGCCCCGGCGCCGGCGTCCCCATTTCCGCCTCCGCGAGGACAATCAACCGCCGGGTCAGGGCGTCCACCCAACCGCTGACGATCCGGGCCTGGGTCACCGCGTCCCTGCCGGAGCGCTGCAGCGCGGCCTGACCCTCGGGGAAGCGGCCCGCAACGGCCTGGATGGCCGCCAGGTCCGATGCCTGCTCCAGAGCCCGCCCCAAACCCGTGCCCTCCGCACCGGTCCCTGCCGTTGCCCCGCTACCGGCACCTGATTCACTGGCGCCCGGAGCCCCTTGGTCCTGCGTCTCATCCACAACACCCACCTCCCTGAACACGGCACTGCCCGGCAGCGCCCCTGGGCTGCAGCTTACTCACCTTTCAGGGGCTTCCGCTATGGCCCCACGGCGCTGCGTACCACCCCGAATCGGCACAGGACGGCGCCCAGCCCCCCCGGTGGTCCGCCCGCCGCTCATAAAAAAAG
Encoded proteins:
- a CDS encoding DUF294 nucleotidyltransferase-like domain-containing protein, whose protein sequence is MGRALEQASDLAAIQAVAGRFPEGQAALQRSGRDAVTQARIVSGWVDALTRRLIVLAEAEMGTPAPGPWAWLACGSQGRGEQTVHTDQDNALVYGDDLPPGADDWYRRLAGRVTEGLAACGLPHCPGGVSPANGDWRRSVGSWRRALLTVIEAPGRKAVMLATHYLDLRVVAGDPALFEPVRREALERAASNRRFLARLSDGATRPRPPWHGLGRVWTPWWGANAGRVDLKQGGLLPLVQLARVYAVRAGLPAHHTLERLQQAAGAGTLDRGEAGALIQGYQVVAGIRARLHAEAIDAGRPLHNQVPVAALSRGEYAALRAAFRSILRRQRALRRAVVREGL